A stretch of DNA from Methanofollis sp.:
CCGATAATCTACCTGAACAACGCGGCGACGACCTGGCCGAAACCCCCCGAGGTGATCGCGGCGACCGCGGCCTCCCTTGCCCGTCCGGTCTTCGGGTCCGGGCGGACCGCGGGGACGGAGGGCGAGGACTATCCCACGCTCGCACGCGAGGCTCTCACCCGCCTCTTCCATGCCGGGCCCGCGGAGCACTACATCTTCACCCTGAATGCCACCGACGCCCTGAACCTCCTCATCCGGGGATTTCTCACCGCCCACCCCGGCCCCTGTCATGTCCTGACCACAGCCCTCGACCACAACGCGGTGCAAAGGCCCCTCCACGAACTGGAGAGGGCGGGGCGGATCACCCTCACCGTCGTCCCCTTCGACGAAGACGGCCGGGTCTCCCCCGCCGACGTCGAGAAGGCCCTCCGCCCGGAGACGCGGCTCATGGTCATGGCGCACGGGAGCAACGTGCTCGGCACTGTCCTGGATATCGGGGCGATCGGGAATCTCCTCCACGACCGCGGCGTCTACCTCGTCGTCGACGGTGCGCAGACCGCCGGCCACATCCCGGTGGACCTGGGGGCGCTCCCTGTCGACGCCTACGTCTTCACCGGGCACAAGGGCCTCTTCGGCATTGCCGGGACAGGGGGGTTCTATATCCGCGACCCCGACGAGGTGGCCCCGGTCAGGGTCGGTGGGACCGGGACAGACTCCTTCTCCCTCGTCCAGCCGCGGGAGATGCCCGAGAGGTTCGAGGCCGGGACGCCGAACTACCCCGGCCTTGCGGCGCTCGCTGCCGGCGTGGAGTTCGTCCTCTCCGTCGGCGTCGACGCCA
This window harbors:
- a CDS encoding aminotransferase class V-fold PLP-dependent enzyme, giving the protein MTAKSMREEKPIIYLNNAATTWPKPPEVIAATAASLARPVFGSGRTAGTEGEDYPTLAREALTRLFHAGPAEHYIFTLNATDALNLLIRGFLTAHPGPCHVLTTALDHNAVQRPLHELERAGRITLTVVPFDEDGRVSPADVEKALRPETRLMVMAHGSNVLGTVLDIGAIGNLLHDRGVYLVVDGAQTAGHIPVDLGALPVDAYVFTGHKGLFGIAGTGGFYIRDPDEVAPVRVGGTGTDSFSLVQPREMPERFEAGTPNYPGLAALAAGVEFVLSVGVDAIAEKAERQTAYIIGELEREPNIVVHTRCPALPIVSFSVRGMDDDDVGFVLARAYGVVTRTGLHCAPLVHGAIDGGKGCVRLSLSWFTTDEECRTAAAAIREVARHACRQVDSP